The genomic region tcaaagctgaattttcagcatcattactccagtgtcacataatcctttagaaatcattctgatatgctgatttgctgatcaagaaacagTTATcgtcatcaatatttaaaacaatttttttcaggattaataGAAAAAGAATAAAGATCCAacgttcagcatttatctgaaataaaaagcgaacactttacaataaggtttccttagttaaccacattagttaacatgaactaataatgaactgcacttatacagcattaatctttgttaatttcaacatttactaatacattattaaaatcttgttaacatcagttaatgcagtgtgaactaacatgaacaaacaatgaacaactgtatgtgtgttaactaacgttaatgaagattagtaaacacagtaacaaatgtattgctcatggttagttcatgttggtacattagttaatgtttaactaatgaaccttattgtaaagtgttatcatgtgactggagtaatgatgctaaaaattcagctttgaaatcacagaattaattacattttaaaatatatttaaacagaaagcaACTATTTTAAACAGCAatttcctgtactttggatcaaaaaaaaaaaaaaaatgcaggcttagtgagcagaagagacttcttaaaaaaataataaaaaaataaaatcaaaattttaatttACTGGTTgtatatattttctgttttttcgtttaattttttaaattaatgatgtgtgtttttgccattttattagTTTTCGAGTATTTAAAAATGCCTATATcggtttttttttattcagttttaatttaGTACTTTAATACAGTTTTATTTAGTACAACTGAATAGTTTTTAATTGTGCCTTTGCAATtagctgatttatttttttagattttattttactttaatgaaaataaattgaGCAATTCATTTCAAGTAACATTGTCATTGTTCTGTATTTATTAGGTGTTGTCTATTGTACCTCTTCTATGAGTCTGAAATGGATCAAATGTTGCATTTGCATtttgcaactagctgaaatattgTCTTTTCCCTCAATTAAACAATGTATGATCTTAGTTTACAATAACAACCATATACATTATTTGGATAGTTTCCATCAAACACACACAATGCAATTCTGCAATCCTTTGCTTAATCAGGATAATCTAATCTGCAGGACAATGGCTGTTTCAGAGAACTGAATTTAAATGGCTATTCTTACCTTCCGTCAAGCTCTCTCACAGCATCGGTTGCATCTCTAGGATCCTCAAACTCCACAAAAGCAAATCCAGGAGGATTTCTTGCCACCCATACACTCCTCAGAGGACCATAATAGCCAAATGCTCTCTCCAATTCAGTTTTGTTACCACTGTTGCCCAAATTGCCAACATAGACCTTACAATCCAGCGGGCAGTCCCGGGTTAGGGAAGGGTCTATAagaggagaagaaaaaaaaacaatttagcaTTAGGTATTATCTTAACTCTGTATTTTAGGTGGCATATGTCTATCCTACCACATAAAACACTAAAATGAATCCTAGCTAGAAGACTAGAATAAAGACTTACCTCCCATGTCTTCACCAATCCCAAACTCAACTGCACACCTAAaaagctgcaaaaaaaaaaaaaaaaacattagtacagagactatatatatattcaaataaactGGCCTAACGTTGTTTACATCTGTCTTTACATGCAACACTGGATAACTCAAAGGAGTTAGCTCGTTTGTAGCAACAATACAACACACAAACGTCAGTTAAACTTTATATACTGCACCAATGTTTAACATTCAAAGTTTAATTAAACTTAATTCGAGCGAATTTGTTACACAATAAATGTAAGTACCAAGCTAACTTGAGCATTTTACAGGCCTGCACACATCCGACCAACAACTGGCATATCAAACTGATTTAAATGTGCAAATTCGACTACATTTAAAATTTCATGCACATTACAGTAATTAAATAAAGGATGGTTATTTTTCTTACCGTTAAATCTGCTTTGTTTGCGTTAGCGAAATCGAAAACGCAACACTGCGGCTAAACACAGCGATGCTACCGAGCTAATAGCGACCGCAGGGCCTTGCAAGCAAGCAACTCTAAATGTAAAGCACTTCCGGTTATCACAAACAACACGGACGTCGAAAGAAAAGCTCTCACGCCTGAAAGTATCGGAAGTGCGCTACATTTCTGCTCAGAAACAGTCATCACACACCTGAAACGATATATTTGATGGCTGCAAATCTTTTAAAAGCTTACATCTCAGTATCTAACGAATGAATTCTCACAAATAGGTTCAGCACAGTTATAAAAAACACAACTTACCTTTTCGTTCACTGTATAATGAATGAACTTTCTTTTCTATTTCACATCTACTTCGTAGAATAGGCAATATTGTTGTCATTAGTTGTTAACATTGATAAATGAAGTATCTTTTTATGCACATCAAAtacaatacagtaatattgttttAGAAACAATAACAAATCTAATAAATTACAAATACATAATTATTAAGATTTTCTATGTTACTTTTGGTGACATGAGATGTAATATCTGTGCAACAGATATTATAACCTCTTTGATTAGCAAAATAAGTGGTTGTAGAGGTGTCAGACCCTCAACAAGCCATTTAGGGGTCTTGGGGGCAATAGTTCAGCCTTTGTTTTGGATAAAGCAAACAGCCGGGGAGTTATGTAACACAGTTACCTTGTACGCAAATAAAGAGCATTACGCTGACTGGCTTTATTTTTGTCTCACTGGGCCAGTCAGTAAGTATGCCTGTATGTTTACATGTACTTCACCCTTATTACTCCAACTCTTATGAGGTTTCGTCATTTATGTGTATTTCTGTATTCTTATGCAATGTCTAAACAAAAAGAGCATCCCTCCGAGAAACCAATATATATCTTCCTCATTCTTATGTTccatgtgtaggctatttgtatgCAAGACAATGTGAATTTGTGTTACCACACACGGCACAGAATGTTTTTTTCCGCCCAGATTAGTACTGCACATTCTGTTCTGTTTTGCTTCCTGATGACTGGTTAGCCTCCCATGAACCCGCCCTCTCTCTCTCCATAAAAGCAAGATATACATACGCACTGAAGCACACACACATTTTGTGGTTTGTGTGGCTTTATCTAAATGTTGATAAGTTACTTAGACTCACACACAATGAAGTGACACTGATACTAAATGACATGGACTTAATGGAAAGTATATCTTTAATAGAATCACTGCAAAGTTCATACATCTTACATTTAgatcatattaaacattttagtgACACTCAAAAAAGACAAGATACAATCATAATTTTACACAACTTTACATTCTAATATCTATTAAATGTTATCTTACTAGTCTAGTCAAAAAAAAGCAAATGCGCATTATAGGTGACAACTCagattagcttttatttttatttttgtgaaagCATGTTAGTAGatttaaaattgcatttaaaaaatctcacattgacttacattgttagaCTGTTCAATTTTTTTGATTGAATAGTGATTTTTCTTGCTTATATAAATACTCTATTTAGCCTATAGTGCAAAACAGCAAGTGCTGACTTGTTTGGTCTTGGTTCTTGGAAATATTTTTCCCATTATGTAAGAGATTGTTTAACATGCAAATGTCCCTATCACCTGACAGATCACTGAAAAAGGTGTCCTGAGATGTCATctgttaaaagaaaaaacaacagtATGTCCGTCTGAAGCTACTGATTAGCCAGTCAGATGACTTTGAGCTGCTTTCTGGCAGACAGTTATTTGGTTTTTATATTTGGAGGATTTTTTTAAGATGGAAGTTGCAGTCTATCTTTGCAAAAATTTGAACTActtaaatcttttttgtttttgtttaaataagtctctcatgctcatcaaggctgagtATTTtatccaaaaatacagtaaaacagtaatattgtgagatttaattaaaatcgaaaaGAACTAAGGCAAattattaatcatgattaatcgcatccaaaataaaaagtttatgtttacatactacagtgccttgcaaaagtattcataccccttcatttttttcacattttgttttgttgcagccttatgttaaactgctttaaattactttttttccacatcagtctacatctcatacaccataatgacaaagcacaaaacaggtttgtaacaactttgcaaatatattagaaataaaaaactgaaaagatcccgttgcataagtattcatacccttttctgggacacttgaaatttagctcaggagcatccatattgcttctagatgttactacacttcgacgacactcatttgaatgagtatgatttagaaaggcacacacctctcagaaaaggtctgctgaaaatgcatatcagaccaaaaaccaagtcctgaggtcaagataactgcctgtagagctcattgacagacttgcgttaaggcaatgatctagggaagagttcagaaaaaaatctgctgcattgaaggttcacagaagcatgtatcctccattatccataatggaagacgattggaacaactaggactctagaaaatgtctgccagcccccatccaagctgacagagcttgagaggtgaaaaggtgaggcaaagaatggcagataattgccaaatgcagatgtgcaaagcttgtcacatcatacccaaaaagacttgaggctgtaaaggtgcttcaactatgtactgagttaagggtatgaatacttatgcaatgtacttatttcagtgttttatttttaataaatttgtaaaatttgcaaatctggtttttgctttgtcattattatggtgtatggagtgtaaattgatgtggggaaaaactaatttaaagcagtttaacataatgctgcaacaaaacaaaatgtaaaaaaaaaatgaaggggtatgaatacttttgcaaggcactgtatatgtatGTTTACCATGTATATTGATTATGTgtctataaatacacacacatacatgtgtatttaaaaaaatatatatatttgtactgtatataatttagatgacataaatattttatatataaatcaaaaatatacatgtatgtgtgtgtatttatatatatacaaaataaatatacacagtacaaacacatctattatgtaaacataaacttttattcagGATGCGATttatcacgattaatcgtttgatagccctaaaaagaactgttttctgttttatttgatttacaatgtaatttattgctgtgatggcaaagctgcacTTTTAGCAGTCATTACGTCAGCTTTCagctttcagaattttttttaatatatattaaaacagctattttatattgtaatgttttacaatattactgtttttatttctgatcaaataaatgaagttttagaaaaaaattaaatattcaaaCCTTTGACCATTATTAGTAATCATACTTTTCTTCATTGCATTCCCAGATTACCTACTACGTTTACCAAAATATGCAATACAGAATGTTGTGCAGAATgttgtatcccacaatgcaatgcatgGACTTGGCCTTCGATTTCCTGTCTGACAAATGAACCATAAAGCAATATCAGCTGTGACAAATCTATATTTTGATTCATTTCTAGACTGAACTGGCAAAATGTAACGAAAACTTCATTAAAAGCACAAAacaacagtattttattttaaagctcTAGACACCGTACCATTTATCATGATGAATGATATCTAAAACGTCAAATAGCATCTgtttcacattattattattattttttttaaatagaaggCAGTCCGAGTAGTTTGAGATTTTGCAATGCTTTTTGGGAATGGGTTGTCACTGTTGAGCACTTTTACCACTAATTACACTTGTACCTAAATAGCAAACAAATTTGGATTAGATTGCGTTTCTGGATTATGGGTTGTACAGTTATTTACTGGGAATATAAACGCAATAAACAAAgttaaataaagttgaaatcacaTTTGTGCCTTCTACACAAAGATGTATCATAGCTTAACATCTCCCATCTTGTGTTAGTTTTGTTTATATGGCTTAATTAAGAATCTGTTAGTTAATATGGGATTTTTACTTCCTGTGGTCTTTTATTAGACTGTATAGTCACCTCTACGACTCACACTAAGAAGACAAGACACGTTGTCATGACTACGACAAACGATGCATAATTTAATTTACGTAAAATCAAACTAAAAAAAGAGAACTGCATGCATAAAATGTCAATTCTTTTACCTCATACTACTTCCGTTAGgacatgcaatttttttttttttttttttttttttacccacacTCCTAATGAAACACATCACATTTATGAGTTATAGCCTACAATTTATTTCCTGTTATTGGCGACATAAATAAATGTGGTTCCTCAGAATGTTGGAACATAGAAGGTTATAGCAGACCATTACCTCTCGTTTTTTCCTTTGCCAAAAAGCAGGTCCGTGCATTCAGGCGAATAAAGAGACTGGCACATGCCATGTTAATTCCACTTCCCAGACGTTTGTATTAAATGTACTTAAGCCGCAGGCTAAAATCAGACGACGCGTGTGCGCAAGACCAGGTTTGTCAAGTTCAGTACCACTTCTTACCTCAGTTGCGCCGATGAGTCAGTCAACAGAGTCTCTTCCACACGTGCCACTGTGAACTAGAACATTTAGTTCTTGACGCGAGGACCTATTGATCTGAGAAGCCGGAGGAAAACGAGCAGGCTTATTCTCTTGACTGTAACCAAAAAATCGACTTTATTTGGCGAATGGCGACAAGGTGATTCTCCTATAATCACTTCTTATTGCTTGCTATTCCTTACAGTCGCTTCCATCCACAGTCCTCATGTCCTTTATGAAAATATGTCGTTTAATGTACCATTGCGTAGACTGTGGACGCATAGATGCTTATAAAAGATGAAAATGAATGTAGAATATCAATGAATATCAACCTTGTATGATATGGACTGTCGTCTACGTATTTCTAGATTCTATGACATAACATTTTTTTGCATAACAAAACAGGTTATTCATATCCTCTCTAAACATTTGTTAATGTTTGATGAATCATTGTGCTGTAAGAAATAATTAGTGTGTCCTTTCAGGAAGGGGTGTAAAAAGTAAAAAGGACAAACACTATTACAAAATTGTGCTCAATTAAAAGGATCTATTCAAAAGGTACTTAGCATAAAGCAGGAAAGGCCCTAGAACGCACCAGACATTAGTTGAACTGATCTGAAACCTGTATCCTAAAACCTGTTACTTGAcatatttgaaatatttctaaAACTATGTACTCTGCAGATGATGCTAAAGTGCATATAAGCCCATATGTTTATGTGTGTAAAAAAACGTATAGCCTATTTTGACGTATGCTAGCACATCATTGAATTCAATGAATTCAATTTTGTGACAATTGCTAGTTATTTAGTGGCTAATTTGAATCCCACATACTAAATATGATTTATAGTATGCAAATTAGAAAGCATCCAATATTTCATCTATGCTACAAATTAAAATCAGTTTTTTGCGAAGATCCTAGATCAAGTGTTCTATTCATTAATTCCTCTGTAGATAAGTCAAACTTAAGTGGTTAATAAACCACAAACCACAGATGTTCTTGATAGATCTTAACCTAAAAATATTACTTTAGCACATTAATGAGGTACATTTATCCGAGTACTTTATAACCCTCTTGTCAGTAAGGCTATAACAGTTTATGACTTttctttttcagctgtttatgatccatgctaaataaatatttttaaagagtGTAAGTTCCTTTTTATGTAAATGAAACCACTTTATAATGACCTGTTCACCCTTTGACAGAAGACTACCTTAATTATATTCTTAATGTCAACACCACATCGCCTTTATTAAAGAGTAATGTTATATCTTTCACAACAGATGTCTGTAAATTAAAAACACAACCACAAGTGTATTTTTCTGCATTTAATTTTCACATCAGAATCATAAGACAAAAACTCTGCTTGATCATATACATAATATGTTCACAGGACACAAACAGGGAAAAGGTCAAATAAGTTTACATGGAGTGTTCCCACTTGGACCTTGTTGGCAGTGACATATTGCTCTGAATCCTTATCCTTGAATGCCCCCCACTTGTTTGCTTGGGCCATCCACACCGAGCAGTTTCACATTATAAGCTGTGTCGCAGATCCCCGCTGCTAAGATACCAAACTGAGGCAGCATTTTGTTCTTCTCTCTTCCATGCTTGAGTACTTCAGTGTCCTGCCTAGATAATCCTAGAAAAGGCCTGTTGACGTcatataaagaaatatatattcaatttattacattttgaaaatgtattctaaaatgtatttcaaaattaCAAGTCAATCAAATAAATAAACGATATAGCATAGGTGATCTTATATTTCTGATATACTGTATCTGCACAGAATCTTTAATTACTTAAACCTCTTAAACAGAGCTCATCTGTTCTGGCAATCACATCATGTTTCTGGATTAACTATCCATCTGAAATTATTATCTTAAAAAAATCAGGCTTGAAAAGGGAAATCAATCCCTTTAAATCTAGACAATCATGCATGCCACCTATTGTGTTCCTGCTGACACCTCTTGTTGCTCTACTGAATGAGTCGGGAACATTTTGTAACAGTTCCAGTCTATAGAGGCTTTTGACGCAGGTAACATGTTGCCAGTGCTGATGTTATTCAATATTTGGCATGCTAACTTAAAAGGCTGGGTTTGATTACAACATATCCTCCTGATATGGAGTTATTCTGCATAGAAATTAAACCTAAACATTCATGcatgatattaaaaaaaaatgtacagaatatgctaaaatgtattttaaaatacatttatttcatactagtactacaagtatactacaaatacatttacatattatgtacttaataaaaatatcctgcaattgtatttttagtatactaaactggtaaaCTGGTAGTCTGCAAAACTGGAGCAACTAATTTTATACTTAATGCACAGGGTTTAAATGTCTAGTTTTAGATATTTCGAACACAGACCATATATCATcttaaacagaaaactttcttTACAAATTAATTTGTTTTGGTTATAACTGAAAATGAATATAAAAACTATATTGTTATATATGCGTTatgattacaaaaaaataattttattgtaaaatacCATAGAAAATGTGTGGAAGCAAAAAGTATTTGTATATAATTTATGTTGCAAGCTTTACATGGGAGTTAGAAATGTTAACATTACaacaatacagtaaaaatacagtaaatctgTACAGTAAAATAcagtggttgccagaattttaaaatataaaatataaaatttaaaaaatatggtagcaacattttaggttttaaatttttagcttaaatttttatttaaatactgtaATTGTATTAACTGATTTAACATTATTATACCAACCTAcaaaagtactgaaatctgttctGCTCcttaatacactgataaccaccaaaaacaggtggtgatgagaaagtcacacGATCAACCATCACAGtccatcacaagcagcttttagATACTAACACAtacagaaggtgcacagtgtcattcacacaaacactaaacaccatcatggtacaCGCATGAAACTATgcaatgcaataaacattaatttaacaacattagatgtagcATACAACACTAATGTACACAACttataagaaaaaaatgaaaacagttatttcaacaacaacaataacaacagcaacaacaaaaaaacataaaatgtgaccctggaccacaaaaccagttttaagttgcactggtatatttgtagcaataggcaaaaatacactgtatgggtcaaaatgatcaatttttacaTTCATTCGTACAGTTTATGACATAACTCATTAgtatattaggtaaagatcatgttccatgcagatatttttgttataagttcaaaaatgtgaaatgtaacgcagggaattctgggaatgtcaatgtacggttatttactgtaaattatacATTCGTTTTTCACTTACTGTAGGATTTTTTCAGTCTTCAGTCATTTTTTACATAGTATtgttaaaattaaagtaaaataacatTTCCAAAGGACCCTGCATGAGAGTTTACATTTGATAatatttattgaaatattaaagtttctaatgatttttgtaatatatatgttTGCATTTATGTCGTTTCATTCATGCTTATTATGGGGTTTGTGTTAGGCATGAATCATGATAAATGTAAATCGTTCTGATGAACATTAAATCCTTTTCGTTTTCATTTCATCACCTGTTTTATGACGGTGGTTATGCAATCCAAAAATACCTTCCAAACGTCTGTCGTAAATTTCTTTCAGCTGTCAACTTTACAGCAACCATTTTACCGACTTTTTTCACGAGTGCAATGCATTCTACCATTTTGAACGCTTTGAACGCGTCCACGTTTTTAAACataaattgtttaattttgttgttCTTTCCGCGTATCGCTTTGCTCTGACTGCGTGGTTGTACATGCTGTTCCCAACTTGAGCTGTTCAGTCAGCACACAACGGGTTACGGGTCAGGGTGTCTACTAGGACACTGTGTTCTCATCAGCGCAAGCTACAGTACAGCCGGAACATTGTGTTACTTTGTGGACAGTTTCCAAGGCCTGCCCTTAATTTTTACACTACACTGCCCTCCCCCCACGTTTACTCCTCCTCCTTTAGTCTCATTTCATTTTCCCCGTCCAAATGTCTCGTAGAGGCGTATCGTGTTGATGATTATTAGTGTGGAGAAGTGTAAAATACTGCCGGTAGAACATCTAGTACTCTGGCGCTGAGAGGGCGGGCTCATTCCCCTTTAAGCCGCTAGGCACAGGTTGTATTCGCCGGTAAGACAAACTGAAGTTGCATACGGACGGATATATCAGCAAACACATGAGAGGAACGAGCAACAAAAGGGAAATATTGTAAGTCTTTATTTCATGCTTGTTTTTATTCGTTGTCCATCACATAAGCTACCTTTTATATTTAAACCGCTTTCTGAATGAGCTTACTACTACAGAAAAAAGCATGTTTTCTCATAGTGCTGTGCTTTACCTTCAAAACCAAGTAATACAACGTTCTCAATTACTTAATTGCACACGTGATTAAACAATAATTTAGCTTATTCTCTGAAAAATAATGAGCCACTTGTCTAAAATGTGGCCTTATGTTTTAATTAGAATAAAAGGAAAACTACTAATGTTGGAGAGAAAACTGTAGCTGTAATCTTATTTGCATATTGCTGTGTTTCACAGCCTGTAGTTGTTAATGGAGGATTGTGCGAAACTGAGAGGACGTGAAGTACCCCTTTCAATTATGATGCTACAGAACTCCTTGAATTTATATTCATTCAAATTTAGCTTTTATATTAGATTTCATGTTCTTTTATAATGTATACACACTTTTCCTTAGTATTTTACAAGTTCTTTTTCTCATTAATCCATGTATGTCTTAAGGACAGATGTTTTTTGATGTTTATGGTGTAGAAGTGAGAAATATTTATATAGATGGCAAATgtgttttttacctttttatttttaactttgagACGCTGGGAATTGAGGTTTTGCTAGATTCGTAAATTATGTAATTTCATGTCCCCTACTAACCGTTATCCTGACCAGATGCGGCTTGAGGACTGCTTCCTCAagcatatatattttaaatctgtTTAGATTATAGTTCATATTTTAATGTAAATCTCAAGTGGATACTTTCACAAGCTCAGAAAAGTCCTTTTAGTTAGTATGTAACCTGTACTCAGGTCTGGGACTATCAAAAATGATCATTTAAGAATCAGCCATTGAAATGCTACTGAAATCTAGGACCAGACGCATCCCGTTCACTGTCTACGTGGTCACACCCTTGATTTCACTGTCAGAGATGTTTTCGAGAGTTACGAAAGCATCACTGTCTGCGGATAATTTAATTTTGATGTTTAGGACAGCTTGTATGTCATTAATAGAGAAAGAAACTGAGTGTCTGACAAGGTGATTACCTAGAAATCTGTGTGAGTACGTGTTGTGTTTAACTGTGGACGG from Garra rufa chromosome 12, GarRuf1.0, whole genome shotgun sequence harbors:
- the srsf3a gene encoding serine/arginine-rich splicing factor 3a isoform X1, producing the protein MHGPAFWQRKKRELFRCAVEFGIGEDMGDPSLTRDCPLDCKVYVGNLGNSGNKTELERAFGYYGPLRSVWVARNPPGFAFVEFEDPRDATDAVRELDGRTLCGCRVRVEMSSGEKRSRYRGPPPSWNRRPRDDYRRRSPPPRRRSPRRRSFSRSRSRSLSRERRRERSLSRDRNYKPSRSFSRSRSRSRSNGRK